One Nicotiana sylvestris chromosome 12, ASM39365v2, whole genome shotgun sequence genomic window carries:
- the LOC104235699 gene encoding photosystem I reaction center subunit psaK, chloroplastic translates to MAATMMTSLPQFNGLKPKTFSTSPVQGLVAVQPMRRKGQGALGARCDFIGSPTNLIMVTSTSLMLFAGRFGLAPSANRKATAGLKLEVRDSGLQTGDPAGFTLADTLACGVVGHIIGVGVVLGLKNIGAL, encoded by the exons ATGGCTGCCACAATGATGACTTCTCTGCCACAGTTTAATGGACTCAAACCCAaaactttctcaacttctccaGTTCAGGGCTTG GTGGCCGTTCAACCTATGAGGCGTAAAGGACAAGGCGCTTTGGGAGCTCGCTGTGATTTCATTGGCTCGCCCACAAATTTG ATAATGGTGACTTCAACAAGCCTAATGTTGTTTGCTGGTAGATTTGGGTTGGCACCATCAGCTAATAGGAAGGCAACAGCAGGACTAAAGCTAGAGGTAAGGGACTCAGGCCTACAGACTGGGGACCCTGCTGGATTTACACTTGCTGATACTTTGGCTTGTGGTGTTGTTGGTCACATTATTGGTGTTGGGGTTGTTCTTGGCCTCAAGAATATTGGTGCTCTCTAA